In Thunnus maccoyii chromosome 3, fThuMac1.1, whole genome shotgun sequence, the following proteins share a genomic window:
- the golt1a gene encoding vesicle transport protein GOT1A, with amino-acid sequence MGFGLFFLLFGVLLYFDSVLLAFGNIFFLTGLIFIIGFRRTAHFFFQRQKFRGSFFFLGGVSLVLCHWPIIGMLVESYGFVLLFRSFFPMALGFVLSAVNIPFLNALFTSSSSMV; translated from the exons ATGGGATTTGGTTTATTTTTCCTGCTCTTTGGTGTGCTGCTGTACTTTGACTCTGTCTTGCTGGCCTTTGGGAAT ATCTTCTTTTTGACTGGTTTGATATTCATCATTGGCTTCAGGAGGACAGCCCACTTCTTCTTCCAAAGACAAAAATTTCGAGgttctttcttcttcctggGAGGCGTGTCTCTGGTGCTGTGCCACTGGCCAATCATCGGTATGCTGGTGGAGAGTTATGGCTTTGTGCTTTTATTCAG GTCCTTCTTCCCAATGGCCTTGGGATTTGTGCTGTCAGCTGTGAATATCCCTTTCCTCAATGCA TTATtcaccagcagctcctccatggTCTGA